The following coding sequences are from one Kallotenue papyrolyticum window:
- the rplC gene encoding 50S ribosomal protein L3, with protein sequence MTTVFNERGEAIPVTVIEAGPNHVLNVRTRERDGYEAVQLGFGAVNPKKLTKPVLGQMKGAGVAVRYVREMPADNVAEHAVGETVDVDLFQAGDLVDVTGWSKGRGFAGVVKRHGFRGGPRTHGQSDRERAPGSLGAGTTPGRVWKGLRMAGRMGNERKTVQRLRVVRVDHERHLLLVKGSVPGAKNGLVYVRRTVKPVR encoded by the coding sequence ATGACCACCGTGTTCAACGAGCGCGGTGAGGCCATTCCGGTGACGGTGATCGAGGCCGGCCCAAACCATGTGCTGAACGTTCGTACGCGCGAACGCGATGGCTACGAGGCGGTGCAGCTCGGATTTGGCGCGGTCAATCCCAAAAAGCTGACCAAGCCGGTGCTGGGCCAGATGAAGGGCGCGGGTGTGGCGGTGCGCTACGTCCGTGAGATGCCGGCCGACAACGTCGCCGAGCACGCCGTCGGCGAGACGGTCGATGTCGATCTGTTTCAGGCCGGCGATCTGGTCGATGTCACGGGCTGGAGCAAAGGGCGGGGCTTTGCTGGTGTGGTCAAGCGCCACGGCTTCCGCGGCGGGCCGCGCACCCACGGCCAGTCCGACCGTGAGCGCGCCCCAGGCTCGCTGGGCGCCGGTACGACGCCGGGACGCGTCTGGAAGGGGTTGCGCATGGCCGGGCGCATGGGCAACGAGCGCAAAACGGTGCAGCGTCTGCGTGTCGTGCGCGTGGATCACGAGCGTCACCTGCTGCTGGTCAAGGGGTCGGTTCCGGGGGCCAAGAACGGCCTGGTGTATGTTCGCCGGACAGTGAAGCCAGTCAGATAG
- the rpsJ gene encoding 30S ribosomal protein S10, translating to MAKQKVRIRLKAFDHKILDQSARQIVEAAERTGALVAGPVPLPTKIERYSVIRSPFIDKDSQEQFEIRTHKRLIDVLDPSQQTINALMKLNLPAGVDIEIKL from the coding sequence ATGGCAAAGCAGAAAGTTCGTATTCGGCTGAAAGCCTTCGATCACAAGATCCTGGATCAGTCGGCGCGACAGATCGTCGAGGCCGCCGAACGCACCGGCGCGCTGGTCGCCGGTCCGGTGCCGCTGCCGACCAAGATCGAGCGCTACAGCGTGATTCGCTCGCCGTTCATCGACAAGGACTCGCAGGAGCAGTTCGAGATCCGCACGCACAAGCGGTTGATCGATGTGCTTGATCCCAGCCAGCAGACGATTAATGCGCTGATGAAGCTCAACCTGCCGGCGGGTGTGGATATCGAGATCAAGTTGTAG
- the tuf gene encoding elongation factor Tu — protein MARAKFERTKPHVNIGTIGHVDHGKTTLTAAITKVLSLRGKAQFLDYADIDNAPEERQRGITIAIRHVEYETDNRHYAHVDCPGHADYIKNMITGAAQMDGAILVVSAPDGPMPQTREHILLARQVEVPAIVVFLNKVDMMDDEELLELVELEVRELLSRYGFPGDEVPIVRGSALKALESPSQDPNAPEYQPILELMNAVDSYIPTPQRDVDKPFLMPIEDVFGIKGRGTVVTGRIERGRVKVGDTIEIIGMTEAGPRQTVVTGVEMFKKQLDEGIAGDNVGVLLRGVERDEVERGQVLAKPGSIKPHKKFQAEVYVLKKEEGGRHTPFFSGYRPQFYIRTTDVTGEIKLPEGVEMVMPGDNIQMGVELIVPVAIEEGLRFAIREGGRTVGAGVVTKIEE, from the coding sequence ATGGCACGCGCGAAGTTCGAGCGAACGAAGCCGCACGTCAACATCGGGACGATCGGCCACGTCGACCATGGCAAAACCACGCTGACGGCTGCGATCACCAAGGTGCTGTCGCTGCGCGGCAAAGCCCAGTTTCTGGACTACGCCGACATCGACAACGCGCCCGAGGAGCGCCAGCGCGGCATTACGATCGCCATTCGCCACGTCGAGTACGAGACCGACAACCGCCACTACGCCCACGTCGACTGCCCGGGTCACGCCGACTACATCAAGAACATGATCACCGGCGCGGCGCAGATGGACGGCGCGATCCTGGTGGTCTCGGCGCCGGACGGCCCCATGCCCCAGACGCGCGAGCACATCCTGCTGGCGCGCCAGGTCGAGGTGCCGGCGATCGTCGTCTTCCTCAACAAAGTCGACATGATGGACGACGAGGAGCTGCTGGAGCTGGTCGAGCTGGAGGTGCGCGAGCTGCTCTCGCGCTACGGCTTCCCGGGCGATGAGGTGCCGATCGTGCGTGGCAGCGCGCTCAAGGCGCTGGAGAGCCCGAGCCAGGACCCCAACGCGCCGGAGTACCAGCCGATCCTGGAGCTGATGAACGCGGTCGACAGCTACATCCCGACGCCGCAGCGCGACGTGGACAAGCCGTTCCTGATGCCGATCGAGGACGTGTTTGGCATCAAGGGGCGCGGCACGGTGGTGACCGGGCGCATCGAGCGCGGGCGGGTCAAGGTCGGTGACACGATCGAGATCATCGGCATGACCGAGGCCGGGCCGCGCCAGACGGTGGTGACCGGCGTGGAGATGTTCAAGAAGCAGCTGGACGAAGGCATCGCCGGGGACAACGTGGGCGTGCTGCTGCGCGGCGTGGAGCGCGACGAGGTGGAGCGCGGGCAGGTGCTGGCCAAGCCGGGCTCGATCAAGCCGCACAAGAAGTTCCAGGCGGAAGTGTACGTGTTGAAGAAGGAGGAGGGCGGGCGGCACACGCCGTTCTTCTCGGGCTACCGGCCGCAGTTCTACATCCGCACGACGGACGTGACGGGGGAGATCAAGCTGCCGGAGGGTGTGGAGATGGTGATGCCGGGCGACAACATCCAGATGGGAGTGGAGTTGATCGTGCCGGTAGCGATCGAGGAAGGCTTGCGCTTCGCCATTCGCGAGGGCGGTCGTACCGTCGGCGCGGGCGTAGTCACCAAGATCGAGGAGTAA
- the fusA gene encoding elongation factor G has protein sequence MPRQAPLHTYRNIGIIAHIDAGKTTTTERILYYTGRTYKLGEVHEGTATMDFMPQERERGITIQSAATTAEWKGYRINIIDTPGHVDFTAEVERSLRVLDGGVVVFDAVAGVEPQSETVWRQADKYRVPRICFVNKMDRMGANFERTVQMIRDRLGARPVPIQLPIGAEDQFRGIVDLMTMKAVFYLDDLGTKQEEQEIPAELLDKANQLRAEMVEAIAETDDELTLLYLEGEEISIEELKRALRKATIAGQLVPVLCGSALKNKGVQRMLDAVVDYLPSPLDIPPVQGTRPGEHAGDEGVEILTREASDDAPFSALVFKIVADPFVGKLAYFRVYSGKIEAGSYVLNSTRGQRERIGRLLQMHANHREEIKEVYAGDIAAMVGPKQTFTGDTICDPEHPIVLESIKFPEPVIQVAVEPKTKADQDKLSIALGKLAEEDPTFRLSTDPETGQTIIAGMGELHLEVIIDRLMREYKVEANVGKPQVAYRETITQPVDVDSKFVRQTGGKGQYGHVKIKFEPLQEGQGFEFVNAIVGGVVPKEYIPAVEQGIREAMQTGVIAGYPVVDIKATLYDGSYHEVDSSEMAFKIAASMALKDAVRKGRPQILEPIMKVEVTVPEEYMGTVLGDLNSRRGRVEGIEARGNAQVVRAMVPLANMFGYATDLRSMTSGRANYSMEFDHYEPLPASLAEEISAKKR, from the coding sequence ATGCCACGGCAAGCACCGTTACATACGTATCGTAATATCGGTATTATTGCGCATATCGACGCGGGCAAAACCACGACGACCGAGCGCATCCTGTACTACACCGGCCGGACCTACAAGCTCGGCGAGGTGCATGAGGGCACGGCCACCATGGACTTCATGCCCCAGGAGCGTGAGCGCGGCATCACGATCCAGTCGGCGGCGACGACCGCCGAGTGGAAGGGCTACCGCATCAACATCATCGACACGCCCGGCCACGTGGACTTTACCGCCGAGGTGGAGCGCTCGCTGCGCGTGCTCGATGGTGGCGTAGTAGTCTTCGATGCCGTCGCCGGCGTCGAGCCGCAGTCGGAGACGGTCTGGCGGCAGGCCGACAAGTACCGCGTGCCGCGCATCTGCTTCGTCAACAAGATGGATCGCATGGGTGCCAACTTCGAGCGCACCGTGCAGATGATCCGTGACCGGCTGGGCGCACGCCCGGTGCCGATCCAGTTGCCGATCGGTGCCGAGGATCAGTTCCGCGGTATCGTCGATCTGATGACGATGAAGGCCGTCTTCTACCTCGACGATCTGGGCACCAAGCAGGAAGAGCAGGAGATCCCTGCCGAGCTGCTGGACAAAGCCAACCAGCTGCGCGCCGAGATGGTCGAGGCCATCGCCGAGACCGACGATGAGCTGACGCTGCTCTACCTGGAGGGCGAAGAGATCTCGATCGAGGAGCTGAAGCGTGCTCTACGCAAGGCCACCATCGCCGGCCAACTGGTGCCGGTACTGTGCGGCTCGGCGCTCAAGAACAAGGGCGTGCAGCGCATGCTCGACGCGGTGGTGGACTACCTGCCCTCGCCGCTCGACATTCCGCCGGTGCAGGGCACGCGCCCGGGCGAGCATGCCGGCGATGAGGGCGTCGAGATCCTGACGCGCGAAGCCAGCGACGACGCGCCCTTCTCGGCGCTGGTCTTTAAGATCGTTGCCGACCCGTTTGTCGGCAAGCTGGCCTACTTCCGCGTCTATTCCGGCAAGATCGAAGCCGGCTCGTATGTCTTGAACTCGACGCGTGGTCAGCGCGAGCGCATCGGGCGTCTGCTGCAGATGCACGCCAACCACCGCGAGGAGATCAAAGAGGTCTATGCCGGCGACATCGCGGCGATGGTCGGTCCGAAGCAGACCTTCACCGGCGACACGATCTGTGACCCGGAGCATCCGATCGTGCTGGAGTCGATCAAGTTCCCGGAGCCGGTGATCCAGGTGGCGGTCGAGCCCAAGACCAAGGCCGACCAGGACAAGCTGAGCATCGCGCTGGGCAAGCTGGCCGAAGAGGATCCCACCTTCCGCCTGAGCACCGACCCGGAGACCGGCCAGACGATCATCGCCGGCATGGGCGAGCTGCATCTGGAGGTGATCATCGACCGCCTGATGCGCGAATATAAGGTCGAGGCCAACGTCGGCAAGCCGCAGGTGGCCTACCGCGAGACGATCACCCAGCCGGTGGATGTCGACTCGAAATTTGTGCGCCAGACCGGCGGCAAGGGTCAGTACGGCCACGTCAAGATCAAGTTCGAGCCGCTGCAGGAGGGCCAGGGCTTCGAGTTCGTCAACGCGATTGTCGGCGGCGTGGTGCCCAAGGAGTACATCCCGGCGGTGGAGCAGGGCATCCGTGAGGCGATGCAGACCGGCGTCATCGCGGGCTATCCGGTGGTCGACATCAAGGCCACGCTCTATGATGGCTCCTACCATGAGGTGGACTCGTCGGAGATGGCCTTCAAGATCGCTGCCTCGATGGCGCTCAAGGACGCTGTACGCAAGGGCCGCCCGCAGATCCTCGAGCCGATCATGAAGGTCGAGGTGACCGTGCCCGAGGAGTATATGGGCACCGTGCTGGGTGACCTCAACAGCCGACGCGGGCGGGTCGAAGGCATCGAGGCGCGCGGCAACGCCCAGGTCGTGCGCGCCATGGTGCCGCTGGCCAACATGTTCGGCTATGCCACCGACCTGCGCTCGATGACCTCGGGCCGCGCCAACTACTCGATGGAGTTCGATCACTACGAGCCGCTGCCCGCCAGCCTGGCCGAGGAGATCAGCGCCAAGAAGCGCTAG
- the rpsG gene encoding 30S ribosomal protein S7 has product MPRRGKYKKHVIPPDVRYNSVPVQQFINKVMKNGKKSIAEKIVYGALEAAAERLGRPPLEVFETAVRNASPAVRVVPKRVGGATYQVPVEVKGELRQSLAMRWIIQAARARQGRPMVERLTAELIDAFNNTGAAVRRREETHRMAEANRAFAHYAR; this is encoded by the coding sequence ATGCCACGACGAGGAAAGTACAAGAAGCATGTCATTCCGCCGGATGTGCGCTACAACAGCGTGCCGGTGCAGCAGTTCATCAATAAGGTGATGAAGAACGGCAAAAAGTCGATCGCCGAAAAGATCGTCTATGGCGCGCTGGAGGCGGCTGCCGAACGTTTGGGCCGCCCGCCGCTGGAGGTCTTCGAAACTGCCGTTCGCAACGCCTCGCCGGCGGTGCGGGTCGTGCCCAAGCGCGTAGGCGGCGCGACCTATCAGGTACCGGTCGAGGTCAAGGGCGAGCTGCGCCAGTCGCTGGCGATGCGCTGGATCATTCAAGCGGCGCGTGCCCGGCAAGGGCGGCCCATGGTGGAGCGCCTGACGGCCGAATTGATCGATGCGTTCAACAACACCGGCGCGGCGGTTCGTCGGCGCGAGGAGACGCATCGCATGGCGGAAGCCAACCGCGCCTTTGCGCACTACGCGCGCTAG
- the rplW gene encoding 50S ribosomal protein L23, whose translation MSNAHRIIIRPVITEKNTRLNEINQYIFEVAQDSNKIEIKRAIEEIFGVTVKSVNIINVKGKLKQRRTRHGVTRGYTRDWKKAIVTLTPDSKPIDIFEGV comes from the coding sequence ATGTCGAACGCGCATCGCATCATCATTCGCCCGGTGATCACCGAGAAAAACACGCGCCTGAACGAGATCAACCAGTACATCTTTGAGGTGGCGCAGGACAGCAACAAGATCGAGATCAAGCGGGCGATCGAGGAGATCTTTGGCGTCACCGTCAAGTCGGTGAACATCATCAACGTCAAGGGGAAGCTGAAGCAGCGCCGCACGCGCCACGGGGTGACGCGGGGCTACACACGCGACTGGAAAAAGGCGATTGTGACCCTGACGCCCGACAGCAAGCCCATTGACATCTTCGAAGGGGTCTAA
- the rpsL gene encoding 30S ribosomal protein S12, protein MPTINQLVRKPRKPVQKKTKAPALRFSYNSLKGKLTRGKGSPQKRGVCTQVRTMTPKKPNSALRKIARVRLSNGIEVTAYIPGEGHNLQEHSVVLIRGGRVKDLPGVRYHIVRGTLDAQGVANRKQGRSKYGTKRSAQPGGKR, encoded by the coding sequence ATGCCGACAATCAACCAGCTTGTGCGCAAACCCCGCAAGCCTGTGCAGAAGAAGACCAAGGCTCCGGCGTTGCGCTTCAGCTACAACTCCCTGAAAGGGAAGCTGACGCGCGGCAAGGGGTCGCCACAGAAGCGCGGTGTCTGCACGCAGGTACGCACCATGACGCCGAAGAAGCCGAACTCGGCGCTGCGCAAGATCGCGCGCGTGCGCCTGTCCAACGGCATTGAAGTGACGGCGTACATTCCGGGTGAGGGACACAATCTGCAAGAGCACTCGGTGGTGCTGATTCGCGGAGGCCGCGTCAAGGACCTGCCGGGCGTGCGCTACCACATCGTGCGCGGCACACTGGATGCGCAGGGGGTGGCCAATCGCAAGCAGGGCCGCTCCAAGTATGGCACCAAGCGCAGCGCGCAGCCTGGGGGGAAGCGCTAA
- a CDS encoding class I SAM-dependent methyltransferase, whose translation MSDTPGLSSTLVLLDTPRWADYELLDSGDGRKLERFGPYRFVRPEPQAIWRPALPADAWERADAFFRPESTEGGQWHMTRPLPPRWALHYRHLRFWVQPTPFRHLGVFPEQASHWEWLMRLIAEAGRPIRVLNLFGYTGIATLAAAAAGAQVTHVDASKKGIAWARDNQVLSGLSDAPIRWLLDDAVKFVKREARRTSHYDGFIIDPPPFGRGPKGEIWRLEDDLPTLLMTCRQIFSPQPLFVVLTAYAIKLSALSLYNLLQDIMAGYGGTLNAGEMILRESHAGRALSTAIFARWAA comes from the coding sequence ATGTCAGACACGCCCGGACTATCATCCACCTTGGTGCTGCTCGATACACCACGCTGGGCCGACTATGAGCTCCTGGACAGCGGCGACGGCCGCAAGCTGGAGCGCTTCGGTCCGTACCGTTTCGTGCGTCCCGAGCCACAGGCGATCTGGCGCCCGGCGCTGCCCGCCGATGCGTGGGAACGCGCCGATGCTTTCTTTCGCCCCGAGAGCACCGAGGGTGGTCAGTGGCACATGACGCGCCCCTTGCCACCGCGCTGGGCGCTCCACTACCGCCACCTACGCTTCTGGGTGCAGCCCACGCCCTTCCGCCATCTGGGCGTGTTTCCCGAACAGGCCAGCCACTGGGAATGGCTGATGCGCCTGATCGCCGAGGCGGGACGGCCAATCCGCGTCCTGAACCTATTCGGCTATACTGGCATCGCCACGCTGGCTGCCGCCGCCGCCGGCGCGCAGGTCACCCACGTGGATGCCTCCAAGAAAGGCATTGCCTGGGCGCGCGACAACCAGGTGCTCTCCGGGCTGAGCGACGCACCGATCCGCTGGCTGCTCGATGATGCGGTCAAGTTCGTCAAGCGCGAAGCGCGGCGCACCTCACACTACGATGGCTTTATCATCGATCCGCCACCGTTTGGACGCGGGCCCAAAGGCGAGATCTGGCGCCTCGAAGACGATCTGCCGACGCTCCTGATGACCTGCCGCCAGATCTTCAGCCCACAGCCACTGTTCGTCGTGCTCACCGCCTACGCGATCAAACTTTCGGCGCTGAGTCTATACAATCTTCTGCAGGATATAATGGCCGGCTACGGCGGCACGCTCAACGCCGGCGAGATGATCCTCAGGGAAAGCCATGCCGGACGTGCCCTATCCACGGCCATCTTCGCGCGCTGGGCGGCCTAA
- a CDS encoding TrmH family RNA methyltransferase, with translation MLITSPHNPRIKQVIALRDRKDRERSGLMRVEGYEELSLALDSGVRPHTLFFCPALWRTPEQAQLLLRMRALGTETLEVSPRVFEKLAYRDHPDGWVATVPLIETRLAALRLGATPLLLIAESVEKPGNLGAMLRTADAAGVDAVIAADPLTDWGNPNIVRASKGALFSVPVAAATSAEVLTWLAERAIPVIATTPQASLRYTDANLRGPVAIAVGEEKHGLSRRWLDAAAQQVRIPMVGRVNSLNVATAAALLIYEALRQRGVS, from the coding sequence ATGCTGATTACCAGCCCGCACAACCCGCGCATCAAGCAGGTGATTGCGCTGCGCGACCGCAAGGACCGCGAGCGCAGCGGCCTGATGCGCGTCGAAGGCTACGAGGAGCTGAGCCTGGCGCTAGACAGCGGCGTGCGGCCACACACGCTCTTCTTCTGTCCCGCGCTGTGGCGCACGCCGGAACAGGCACAGCTGCTGCTGCGCATGCGCGCGCTGGGGACAGAGACCCTTGAAGTCAGCCCGCGCGTGTTTGAAAAGCTGGCCTACCGCGACCATCCCGACGGCTGGGTGGCGACCGTGCCGTTGATCGAGACGCGGCTGGCCGCGCTGCGCCTCGGCGCCACGCCGCTGCTGCTGATCGCCGAATCGGTCGAAAAGCCGGGCAACCTGGGCGCCATGCTGCGCACTGCCGATGCCGCCGGCGTGGACGCGGTGATCGCCGCCGATCCGCTCACCGACTGGGGCAATCCCAACATTGTGCGCGCCAGCAAAGGCGCGCTCTTCAGCGTGCCGGTCGCGGCAGCCACCAGCGCTGAGGTGCTGACCTGGCTGGCCGAACGCGCTATTCCGGTGATCGCCACCACCCCCCAAGCCAGCCTGCGCTACACCGATGCCAACCTGCGCGGACCGGTCGCCATCGCCGTGGGCGAGGAGAAGCATGGCCTGAGTCGGCGCTGGCTGGACGCCGCCGCGCAGCAGGTGCGCATCCCCATGGTTGGCCGTGTCAATTCGCTCAACGTGGCGACCGCCGCCGCCCTGCTGATCTATGAAGCGCTGCGCCAGCGCGGCGTGAGCTAG
- the rplD gene encoding 50S ribosomal protein L4 has translation MQATLYNQSGAQIGTIELDDYIFGIEPNVPVMHQMLVLQNANARQGTHSTRTRGEVSGSTRKLYRQKGTGRARQGAIRAPHHSGGGVVFGPKPRKYTQRMPRKMRRLAVRSALSAKQRDGAIRFVDRLQLETIRTKAMLEVLRAFELERQKTLIVLPEKDETLIRSANNLPNVKTLLAMYLNVRDLLKYDVVIMPQAALEQVNAWLGRADAAQPQEAA, from the coding sequence ATGCAAGCAACACTGTACAATCAGTCCGGCGCGCAGATCGGGACCATCGAGCTCGATGACTACATCTTCGGCATTGAGCCGAACGTGCCGGTGATGCACCAGATGCTGGTGCTGCAAAACGCTAATGCGCGCCAGGGGACGCATAGCACACGCACGCGTGGCGAGGTCAGCGGCTCGACGCGCAAGCTCTACCGCCAGAAGGGCACCGGGCGCGCGCGCCAGGGCGCCATTCGCGCGCCGCACCACTCGGGTGGCGGTGTGGTCTTCGGCCCCAAGCCGCGCAAATACACGCAGCGCATGCCGCGCAAGATGCGCCGCCTGGCGGTGCGCTCGGCGCTCTCGGCCAAGCAGCGCGACGGCGCGATCCGCTTTGTGGATCGGCTGCAGCTGGAGACGATCCGCACCAAGGCGATGCTGGAGGTGCTGCGCGCCTTCGAGCTCGAGCGGCAGAAGACGCTGATTGTCTTGCCGGAGAAGGATGAGACGCTCATCCGCTCGGCCAACAACCTGCCCAACGTCAAGACGCTGCTGGCCATGTATCTGAATGTTCGCGATCTGCTCAAGTACGATGTGGTGATCATGCCGCAGGCGGCGCTGGAGCAGGTCAACGCGTGGCTGGGTCGGGCAGACGCGGCGCAGCCCCAGGAGGCAGCGTGA